In one Chitinophaga sancti genomic region, the following are encoded:
- a CDS encoding UxaA family hydrolase, whose amino-acid sequence MNKYLQIHPGDNVLVALQDLQQGTEVGFNGSTITLLKDVPAKHKFMIADAKEGDPITMYGVLVGKANAAIAKGELITITNVKHDASAFHEKEGTVAWEQPDVSKWANRTFMGYPRKDGQVGTRNYWLVIPMVFCENRNVSVIRTAFEKGLGFAPAEVYNEQVQDLVALYKKGDLGAIKTYTAEAVSLSNKRHTVFNNIDGIKFLMHEGGCGGTRQDSDALCALLAGYIHHPNVAGATVLSLGCQHAQVSILQDALKKLNPDFNKPVLVYEQQKSASEFSMLSTAIRDTFLALIEADKESRQPSPLSKLVIGLECGGSDGFSGISANPAVGHTSDLVVALGGTSILSEFPELCGVEQELINRCVEKDVSDKFIRIMRAYESRAESVGSGFYMNPSPGNIKDGLITDAIKSAGAAKKGGISPVIDVLDYTEYVKRPGLNLLCTPGNDVESTSAEVGSGANIVLFTTGLGTPTGNPIAPVVKLATNTKLAQRMPDIIDINTGTIISGEVSIEEMGEEILEYVIRAASGEVHTKAEMLYQDDFIPWKRGVSL is encoded by the coding sequence ATGAATAAGTATCTGCAAATACATCCCGGCGACAACGTGCTTGTTGCCCTACAAGACCTTCAACAAGGTACGGAAGTCGGGTTTAATGGTTCCACAATAACCTTACTTAAAGACGTTCCCGCTAAACATAAATTCATGATCGCTGATGCTAAGGAAGGCGATCCTATTACTATGTATGGTGTACTGGTAGGCAAAGCCAATGCTGCCATTGCAAAAGGAGAACTGATTACTATAACCAATGTGAAGCATGACGCCAGTGCATTTCACGAAAAGGAAGGAACTGTAGCATGGGAGCAGCCTGATGTGAGTAAATGGGCTAACCGTACGTTTATGGGATATCCCCGCAAAGATGGCCAGGTAGGTACGCGCAACTACTGGTTGGTAATCCCGATGGTATTTTGTGAGAATCGTAATGTAAGTGTGATCAGGACTGCCTTTGAAAAAGGGCTGGGGTTTGCACCGGCAGAAGTCTATAATGAGCAGGTACAGGATCTCGTTGCTTTATATAAGAAAGGCGACCTGGGGGCGATTAAGACCTACACTGCAGAAGCGGTAAGCCTGAGTAATAAACGTCATACAGTATTTAATAATATTGATGGGATTAAGTTCCTGATGCATGAAGGTGGTTGTGGAGGTACAAGGCAGGATTCTGATGCATTGTGTGCATTGCTGGCCGGGTATATTCATCATCCGAATGTAGCGGGGGCGACTGTGCTGAGCCTGGGTTGCCAGCATGCACAGGTGTCTATATTGCAGGATGCTTTAAAGAAGCTGAATCCTGATTTTAATAAGCCGGTATTGGTGTATGAGCAGCAGAAGAGTGCTTCTGAGTTTTCTATGCTGTCTACTGCGATCAGGGATACTTTCCTGGCGCTGATTGAAGCTGATAAGGAAAGCCGGCAACCAAGTCCGCTGTCTAAGCTGGTGATTGGTTTGGAATGTGGGGGATCTGATGGGTTCTCTGGTATTTCTGCGAATCCTGCGGTGGGTCATACATCTGATCTGGTAGTTGCTTTGGGGGGCACTTCCATTTTGTCTGAGTTTCCGGAATTATGTGGTGTGGAGCAGGAGCTGATTAATCGTTGTGTGGAAAAGGATGTGTCTGATAAGTTCATTCGTATCATGCGTGCGTATGAGAGTCGGGCAGAGTCTGTGGGATCAGGGTTTTATATGAATCCGTCTCCGGGGAATATCAAGGATGGTTTGATTACTGACGCGATTAAGAGTGCGGGTGCGGCGAAGAAAGGGGGGATTTCTCCGGTGATTGATGTGTTGGATTATACGGAGTATGTGAAGCGGCCGGGGCTGAATTTGTTGTGTACGCCGGGGAACGATGTGGAATCGACCAGTGCTGAGGTGGGTTCAGGGGCGAATATTGTGTTGTTTACAACAGGGTTGGGAACGCCTACGGGGAACCCGATTGCACCGGTGGTGAAGTTGGCTACGAATACGAAGCTGGCGCAGCGGATGCCGGATATTATTGATATTAATACGGGTACGATTATTAGTGGGGAAGTGAGTATTGAGGAGATGGGTGAAGAGATATTGGAGTATGTGATCAGGGCGGCGAGTGGAGAAGTACATACAAAGGCGGAAATGTTGTACCAGGATGATTTTATTCCGTGGAAGAGAGGCGTGAGTTTGTAA
- a CDS encoding MFS transporter produces the protein MDSTSIGRFRWRICALLFFATTINYIDRQVIGLLKPTLSESFHWTETDFAHIMTAFSAAYAVGLLFFGRLVDKIGTKMGYILSIVVWSVAAILHALAKTTLGFGFARVFLGLGESGNFPVAIKTVAEWFPKKERALATGIFNSGANIGAVLAPVVVPWLNGKYGWQQAFIWTGVIGFIWLIFWVIWYEIPARHKQLTQAEYDYIHSDDVVETPVKDVDPHPKSVSWRKLLSIRQTWAFVFGKMLTDPIWWFFLFWLPSYFSDTYHLDFTKPNPQLMLIYTATTIGSIGGGYLSSFLIKKGWPVFKARKTSMLIFAFAVLPIITIQYATNIWVVVGLIALAAAAHQAWSANIFTTASDMFPKYAVSSVVGLGGMAGSVGGSFFPFIVGYLLDHYKLLGNITIGYNILFVICGCIYLVAWLLMHIFAPKMERVTFD, from the coding sequence ATGGATTCCACATCAATAGGTAGGTTTCGCTGGCGCATTTGTGCGTTATTATTTTTTGCGACCACCATCAACTATATAGACCGTCAGGTGATTGGTCTGCTCAAGCCAACATTATCGGAGTCATTTCACTGGACAGAAACTGACTTTGCCCATATCATGACTGCCTTTTCTGCTGCCTATGCTGTCGGATTATTATTCTTCGGCCGCCTGGTAGATAAGATAGGTACGAAGATGGGATATATCCTTTCCATCGTGGTTTGGAGTGTCGCAGCCATCCTGCATGCACTGGCCAAAACAACGCTTGGATTCGGTTTTGCCCGGGTGTTCCTGGGATTGGGAGAATCTGGTAATTTCCCCGTAGCCATCAAAACCGTAGCAGAGTGGTTCCCTAAAAAAGAAAGGGCACTGGCCACCGGTATCTTTAATTCAGGCGCCAATATCGGTGCAGTATTAGCACCGGTTGTTGTACCCTGGTTAAATGGTAAATATGGCTGGCAACAGGCATTTATCTGGACTGGGGTGATCGGTTTTATATGGCTCATCTTCTGGGTGATCTGGTACGAAATTCCTGCACGTCACAAGCAACTGACACAGGCAGAATATGATTACATTCATAGTGACGACGTGGTGGAAACACCTGTAAAAGATGTAGATCCTCATCCCAAAAGTGTATCCTGGAGAAAGCTGTTAAGCATCCGTCAGACATGGGCCTTTGTATTCGGAAAAATGCTCACAGATCCCATCTGGTGGTTCTTCCTTTTCTGGCTGCCATCTTACTTTTCAGATACCTATCATCTCGATTTTACGAAGCCCAATCCGCAGCTGATGCTGATCTATACAGCTACTACCATCGGTAGTATCGGAGGTGGTTATTTATCATCCTTCCTCATTAAAAAAGGATGGCCTGTATTCAAAGCTAGAAAAACATCGATGCTCATCTTTGCCTTCGCAGTATTGCCGATCATCACCATTCAATATGCTACCAATATCTGGGTCGTAGTAGGCCTCATTGCCCTCGCCGCTGCTGCGCACCAGGCATGGTCTGCAAATATCTTTACAACGGCATCCGATATGTTCCCTAAATACGCAGTCAGCTCTGTGGTAGGTTTAGGTGGAATGGCCGGATCAGTAGGAGGGAGCTTCTTCCCCTTTATTGTAGGATACTTATTAGATCATTATAAACTTTTAGGGAATATCACCATCGGCTACAACATCCTCTTTGTAATATGTGGATGTATTTATTTAGTTGCATGGCTCTTAATGCACATCTTCGCACCTAAAATGGAACGTGTCACATTCGATTAA
- a CDS encoding bifunctional 4-hydroxy-2-oxoglutarate aldolase/2-dehydro-3-deoxy-phosphogluconate aldolase, giving the protein MAIAASTIVSAFEKSKIIPVFYHDDEEVCCQVMAACYAAGIRVFEFTNRGEYARRNFATMRDKKLVDMPDMYLGIGTIKTAADAKAFTGAGADFIISPITDVSIAEACRAEDIVWIPGCMTPSEIATAEKTGARFVKLFPGSLLGPNYVTAIKPLFPDMKFMPTGGVAPTKESIQTWLNAGVVCVGMGSNLLNKDLIAKKDWDGLSAQLSKVVDIVKSL; this is encoded by the coding sequence ATGGCAATAGCCGCATCTACCATCGTCTCAGCTTTCGAAAAAAGCAAAATCATACCTGTATTCTATCATGATGATGAAGAGGTTTGCTGTCAGGTAATGGCCGCCTGTTATGCCGCTGGCATCCGGGTGTTCGAATTCACCAACAGGGGAGAATATGCCCGCCGTAATTTCGCCACCATGCGCGACAAAAAGCTGGTAGACATGCCTGACATGTACCTGGGTATAGGTACTATCAAAACCGCAGCTGATGCAAAAGCATTTACAGGTGCAGGTGCTGATTTCATTATCAGCCCGATCACCGATGTAAGTATCGCAGAGGCTTGCAGGGCAGAAGATATTGTATGGATACCGGGATGTATGACACCCTCCGAAATCGCTACCGCAGAAAAGACAGGCGCCCGTTTTGTCAAGCTGTTTCCAGGTAGCCTCTTAGGCCCTAATTATGTTACCGCTATCAAGCCACTTTTCCCGGACATGAAATTTATGCCAACAGGCGGAGTTGCACCCACCAAAGAAAGTATACAAACCTGGCTGAATGCAGGCGTAGTATGTGTAGGTATGGGTTCAAACTTATTGAACAAAGACCTGATCGCAAAAAAGGATTGGGATGGACTGAGCGCGCAATTGTCCAAAGTAGTTGACATCGTAAAAAGCCTGTAG
- a CDS encoding sugar kinase, which yields MKPVKVISFGEILLRLSPQWEQHNAALYVGGAEANVAAALAKWGTSVAYISRMPDNGIAHEVNQQLQALGISTDRMLTGGDRIGIYYLEQGKDLKNAGVVYDRKYSSFSRLKPGTVDWDSLLGDAEWFHWSALTPALNEDTAIICKEILEAATRKGLFISTDLNYRSRLWQYGKQPFAVMPELVAHCDLVMGNIWAAHTMLDTNLNTVALEANTREVYLQEAQAVAIEITEKFPRCKQVAFTYRFSQAPTHNLYYATWFDNGTLSVSKAYETNEVVDRVGSGDSFMAGLIHARLSGMDAQATISFAAAAAWSKLFLKGDFNLTAKEDILKLI from the coding sequence ATGAAACCAGTTAAAGTCATTTCCTTTGGAGAAATATTGCTCCGCCTCTCCCCGCAATGGGAACAGCACAATGCTGCCCTCTATGTAGGGGGCGCAGAAGCGAATGTAGCAGCTGCCCTGGCCAAATGGGGAACATCCGTAGCCTACATCAGCCGTATGCCTGACAATGGTATTGCACACGAAGTAAACCAGCAATTGCAGGCATTGGGGATCAGCACAGATCGCATGCTCACAGGTGGAGATCGCATTGGTATCTATTACCTGGAACAGGGCAAAGACCTGAAAAATGCCGGCGTTGTATATGACCGTAAATATTCTTCCTTCAGCCGGTTAAAGCCCGGAACGGTAGATTGGGATAGCCTGCTGGGTGATGCGGAATGGTTCCACTGGAGTGCCCTCACCCCAGCCCTGAACGAAGATACCGCCATCATCTGCAAAGAAATACTCGAAGCCGCTACCCGCAAAGGACTGTTCATTTCTACCGATCTCAATTATCGCAGCAGGCTATGGCAATATGGTAAACAACCATTTGCGGTGATGCCTGAACTCGTAGCACATTGTGACCTGGTGATGGGCAATATCTGGGCAGCACATACCATGCTGGATACTAACCTGAATACCGTAGCCCTGGAAGCAAACACCCGGGAAGTATACCTGCAGGAAGCACAGGCGGTAGCCATAGAAATCACAGAGAAATTCCCCCGTTGCAAACAGGTGGCATTTACCTATCGTTTTTCACAGGCACCTACGCATAACCTCTATTACGCTACCTGGTTCGATAATGGTACACTGAGTGTATCCAAAGCATACGAAACCAACGAAGTGGTAGACAGGGTAGGGAGTGGCGACAGTTTCATGGCTGGCCTGATTCATGCCCGTTTAAGTGGCATGGATGCACAGGCAACCATTTCATTTGCCGCAGCCGCTGCATGGTCAAAACTCTTCCTGAAAGGAGATTTCAATTTAACAGCTAAAGAAGATATCCTAAAACTGATTTAA
- the uxaC gene encoding glucuronate isomerase: MKAFMDADFLLKTETAKRLFHDYAKEMPIIDYHNHLPPDEIANNRQFENLTAIWLKGDHYKWRAMRANGVAEQFVTGDADDLTKFKHWAATVPYTMRNPLYHWTHMELQNPFGVKQLLDASNAEWVYQHCGEQLAQWRTQTLLRHFKVTTLCTTDDPCDMLEHHAAIRQSGFDIRVLPTFRPDKAIAVENAQAFNEYADRLGMVANMPTGSYQQFMEALRSRHDYFHEAGGRLSDHGISTFYSASFTAAELETIFAKLRAGKEITTQEALQFKTGTLHLICEWNHERGWVQQFHVGAIRNNNSRLVQQIGADAGVDSIGDWQVAIAMSGFLDGLDKKNKLAKTVVYNLNPSYNEVFATMAGNFQDGTVPGKMQFGSGWWFLDQKDGMEKQMNTLSNMGLLSRFVGMLTDSRSFLSWSRHEYFRRILCNLLGEDVENGELPGDINWLGKMVQDICYNNASAYFGF, from the coding sequence ATGAAGGCTTTTATGGATGCTGATTTCCTGTTGAAAACAGAAACAGCTAAGAGATTATTCCACGATTATGCAAAAGAGATGCCTATCATCGATTATCATAATCACTTACCTCCTGATGAAATAGCAAATAACCGGCAGTTTGAAAACCTGACAGCCATCTGGCTGAAAGGGGATCACTACAAATGGAGAGCGATGCGCGCCAATGGCGTAGCAGAGCAATTCGTAACCGGTGATGCAGACGACCTGACCAAATTCAAACACTGGGCAGCCACCGTTCCCTATACCATGCGCAATCCGCTATACCATTGGACCCACATGGAATTGCAAAATCCATTTGGAGTAAAACAATTGCTGGATGCTTCCAACGCAGAATGGGTGTATCAGCATTGTGGAGAACAACTCGCTCAATGGCGTACACAAACCCTGCTCAGGCATTTCAAAGTCACCACACTTTGTACAACAGATGATCCCTGTGATATGCTGGAACATCACGCCGCCATCAGGCAATCTGGTTTTGACATCCGCGTATTGCCTACTTTCCGCCCCGATAAGGCGATTGCTGTTGAAAATGCACAGGCATTCAACGAATACGCAGATAGGCTGGGAATGGTCGCTAATATGCCCACAGGCAGCTATCAGCAGTTTATGGAAGCATTACGTAGCAGGCATGATTATTTTCATGAAGCCGGCGGTCGTTTATCCGATCACGGTATCAGCACATTCTATAGTGCGTCATTCACTGCCGCCGAACTTGAAACGATCTTCGCCAAACTCAGGGCTGGCAAGGAAATCACAACACAAGAAGCCCTGCAGTTCAAAACCGGCACACTCCACCTCATCTGCGAATGGAACCATGAAAGAGGCTGGGTACAGCAATTTCATGTAGGCGCTATCCGTAATAACAACAGTCGCCTCGTACAGCAGATCGGGGCAGATGCAGGTGTAGATTCTATTGGTGACTGGCAGGTAGCCATCGCAATGTCTGGTTTCCTGGATGGCCTGGACAAAAAGAATAAATTAGCTAAAACCGTCGTATATAACCTGAACCCTTCTTACAATGAAGTGTTTGCGACCATGGCTGGTAATTTCCAGGATGGTACAGTGCCCGGAAAAATGCAGTTTGGCTCCGGCTGGTGGTTCCTGGATCAGAAAGATGGCATGGAAAAACAAATGAATACCCTGAGCAACATGGGCCTGCTAAGTCGTTTTGTAGGCATGCTCACAGATTCAAGAAGTTTTCTCTCCTGGTCACGTCATGAATATTTTCGCCGTATTTTGTGCAACCTCCTGGGTGAAGATGTGGAAAACGGAGAACTGCCTGGTGATATCAACTGGTTAGGAAAAATGGTACAGGATATTTGTTATAATAATGCCAGCGCGTATTTTGGATTTTAG
- a CDS encoding tagaturonate reductase, producing the protein MLPTLNKAYLLQHPELGVNERYFSFPEKILQFGTGVLLRGLVDYLVDKANKAGQFEGRIVVVKSTDGETTEFTSQDNLFTTHIKGVAQGELVDQQLINASISRVLQSNAEWGEILRTVHQPALQIIISNTTEVGIQYVPEKIEGLVPASYPGKLLAVLWERYQCFKGASHTGFVIIPTELVVNNGNLLKETVLKLAAYNELPAAFQQWIATDNAFCNSLVDRIVPGKPKELPPAGYTDQLWINAEPFLLWAVEGDAPIAKILGFHKTDARMLITPDITPYREQKLRILNGSHTASVPLGYLRGLNTVYECMENPYMRAFFRTVVIDEILPTIKDTCPQAPAFAEDVLDRFANPSIAHKLLSITFQESSKMNARNVRTFVRYYEQQGKVPAAMCQGFAAMILFLRPAKQENGQYFGARGTEFYPITDDRAAIFAGYWKQYTDISQLVKAISADTNLWETDLSALSGFTTTVAGHLQEMMENQAALIK; encoded by the coding sequence ATGTTACCAACATTAAATAAAGCATACTTGCTGCAACACCCTGAGCTGGGTGTCAACGAGCGCTACTTTAGCTTCCCGGAGAAGATCCTCCAGTTCGGTACCGGTGTGCTGCTGCGTGGCCTTGTTGACTACCTCGTAGACAAAGCCAACAAAGCCGGCCAGTTCGAAGGAAGAATCGTAGTCGTAAAATCCACGGATGGAGAAACCACCGAATTCACTTCACAAGACAATCTCTTCACTACACACATCAAGGGCGTAGCCCAGGGGGAATTGGTAGATCAACAGCTGATCAACGCTTCTATTAGCCGAGTTTTGCAATCGAATGCAGAATGGGGCGAAATATTGAGAACCGTCCATCAGCCTGCATTACAGATCATTATTTCCAATACCACTGAAGTAGGCATCCAATACGTTCCGGAGAAGATTGAAGGCCTGGTTCCCGCATCCTATCCCGGCAAACTACTCGCCGTGCTCTGGGAACGCTACCAGTGTTTTAAGGGTGCCTCCCATACCGGTTTTGTGATCATTCCTACCGAACTCGTGGTGAACAATGGAAACTTATTAAAGGAAACCGTACTGAAACTGGCTGCTTACAATGAGCTGCCGGCCGCCTTCCAGCAATGGATCGCTACAGATAACGCTTTCTGCAACTCCCTCGTAGACAGGATCGTTCCCGGCAAACCAAAAGAACTGCCACCCGCCGGCTACACTGACCAGCTCTGGATCAATGCAGAACCTTTCCTGCTCTGGGCCGTTGAAGGTGATGCGCCCATTGCCAAAATTCTCGGCTTCCACAAGACCGATGCCCGCATGCTCATCACGCCGGACATCACGCCTTACCGGGAACAGAAACTGCGCATCCTCAATGGTAGTCACACGGCTTCCGTGCCATTAGGCTATCTCAGAGGGCTGAATACCGTGTATGAATGTATGGAAAACCCATATATGCGTGCATTTTTCAGAACCGTCGTGATAGATGAAATCCTCCCTACAATTAAAGATACCTGCCCCCAGGCACCCGCTTTTGCAGAAGATGTACTGGACAGGTTTGCGAATCCGTCTATTGCCCACAAATTGCTGAGCATTACTTTCCAGGAAAGCAGTAAGATGAATGCCCGCAACGTGCGCACCTTTGTACGTTATTACGAGCAGCAGGGTAAAGTTCCCGCCGCTATGTGCCAGGGTTTTGCTGCCATGATCCTCTTCCTTCGCCCCGCGAAACAGGAGAATGGCCAGTACTTTGGTGCAAGAGGAACCGAATTTTATCCGATCACCGACGACCGTGCAGCCATCTTTGCAGGTTATTGGAAACAGTATACCGATATTTCACAACTGGTAAAAGCCATCAGTGCAGATACCAATCTTTGGGAAACTGACTTGTCAGCATTGTCCGGCTTCACCACCACCGTGGCAGGGCATTTACAGGAAATGATGGAGAATCAAGCAGCGTTAATTAAGTAA
- the mnmA gene encoding tRNA 2-thiouridine(34) synthase MnmA codes for MSRHGKVLVAMSGGIDSTVTALMLHEQGYEVVGITMKTWDYASAGSSKKETGCCNLDSFNDARAAAVHHGFPHFVLDIREEFGDYVINNFVEEYMAGRTPNPCVLCNTHIKWRALMKRADAMDCAFIATGHYAQIREENSRWVLSKGVDETKDQSYVLWGLEQDVLARTILPLGQYRKTQIRQMAEDFGYPELAKKAESYEICFVPDNDYRGFLKRRVDGLEEQVNGGNFVLSDGTIVGHHKGYPFYTIGQRKGLDIALGRPIYVTEIIPETNTVVLGDEEELNRTETLVAGINYIKYDHIPEGMEAITKIRYKDKGALSNLYNVDGKVKVNFYGNVKGIAPGQSAVFYEGDDVIAGGIIQRSL; via the coding sequence ATGAGCAGACATGGCAAAGTGCTGGTAGCAATGAGTGGCGGTATTGATAGTACTGTGACCGCTTTGATGCTGCATGAGCAGGGTTATGAAGTGGTGGGGATCACCATGAAAACCTGGGATTACGCTTCTGCCGGCTCCAGTAAGAAAGAAACCGGGTGCTGTAACCTGGATTCTTTTAATGACGCACGGGCTGCGGCCGTACATCACGGCTTCCCCCATTTCGTCCTGGACATCCGGGAAGAATTTGGCGACTATGTGATCAACAACTTCGTCGAGGAATATATGGCTGGGCGCACACCTAACCCGTGCGTACTGTGCAATACCCATATTAAATGGCGTGCCCTGATGAAAAGGGCGGATGCGATGGATTGTGCTTTTATTGCCACCGGGCATTATGCACAGATTCGTGAGGAGAATAGCCGTTGGGTATTGAGTAAAGGGGTGGATGAGACGAAAGATCAGAGTTATGTGCTATGGGGTTTGGAGCAGGACGTGCTGGCGCGGACTATTTTGCCGCTGGGGCAATACAGGAAAACGCAGATCCGGCAGATGGCGGAGGACTTCGGGTACCCGGAATTAGCGAAGAAGGCGGAGAGTTATGAAATTTGTTTTGTGCCGGATAATGATTACCGTGGCTTCCTGAAACGCAGGGTGGATGGATTGGAAGAGCAGGTGAATGGTGGAAATTTTGTGCTGAGTGATGGTACAATTGTAGGGCATCATAAAGGGTATCCTTTTTATACGATTGGGCAAAGGAAGGGATTGGATATTGCGCTGGGAAGGCCGATTTATGTAACGGAGATTATCCCGGAAACGAATACAGTAGTATTAGGTGATGAGGAGGAGTTGAACAGGACGGAGACTTTGGTGGCGGGGATTAATTATATCAAGTACGATCATATTCCGGAAGGAATGGAGGCGATTACCAAGATCCGGTATAAGGATAAGGGGGCGCTGAGTAATTTGTATAATGTGGATGGCAAGGTGAAAGTGAATTTTTATGGCAATGTGAAGGGAATAGCGCCGGGGCAGTCCGCGGTGTTTTATGAGGGAGATGATGTGATAGCGGGAGGAATAATACAGAGAAGTTTATAA
- a CDS encoding RsmB/NOP family class I SAM-dependent RNA methyltransferase translates to MLPKKALSVLLLDNVIMTRWENYLAAAGKIIAEYDGSLPLHHFLKGFFKQHPYMGSRDRRHISQLVYSYYRLGYLYKADKSVQERILLGSYLCKAEEAENFTIEAPAEIPFESIFPFQNELSPEINPLAFSQSFLKQPFLFIRTRKDKQEAIKKLLTRNEISFDEWGPNTLALPNSTKIDAIVTDKSWYEIQDASSQEVGNLFHPKPGEAWWDSCAASGGKSILLLDKEPKIKLMVSDVRPSIIANLHMRFKEAGIRDYTSMVMDLTGNIALERRFDHIILDAPCSGSGTWGRTPENLSFFKEEQIREFQQLQQSIAGNVVKLLKPGGSLIYITCSVFRAENEEVVAHLENTTNLKKQEGGIIPGYEKGADSMFAVRLA, encoded by the coding sequence ATGCTGCCAAAAAAGGCATTGAGCGTTTTGCTTTTAGATAATGTGATTATGACCCGTTGGGAGAATTACTTAGCAGCTGCCGGAAAGATAATAGCAGAATACGATGGAAGCCTGCCTTTACATCATTTCCTGAAAGGTTTTTTTAAGCAGCATCCATATATGGGAAGCCGCGACAGGCGGCATATTTCGCAGCTGGTATATTCGTACTACCGCCTGGGATACCTGTATAAAGCGGACAAATCTGTGCAGGAACGGATCCTCTTAGGTAGCTATTTATGTAAAGCAGAGGAAGCAGAAAATTTCACAATTGAAGCCCCAGCCGAAATTCCCTTTGAAAGCATTTTCCCCTTTCAAAATGAATTATCCCCCGAAATAAACCCCCTGGCTTTCTCACAGTCTTTTTTAAAGCAACCGTTCTTATTTATTCGTACCCGGAAAGATAAACAGGAAGCGATAAAAAAACTGCTCACCCGCAATGAGATCTCTTTTGATGAATGGGGGCCCAATACACTCGCATTGCCCAACAGCACGAAAATAGATGCCATCGTAACAGATAAAAGCTGGTACGAAATTCAGGATGCTTCCTCCCAAGAGGTAGGCAATCTATTCCACCCTAAACCAGGTGAAGCCTGGTGGGATAGCTGTGCCGCCAGTGGTGGAAAATCAATCTTATTATTAGATAAGGAACCAAAGATAAAACTGATGGTGAGCGATGTGCGTCCATCCATCATTGCTAATTTACACATGCGCTTCAAGGAAGCAGGTATCAGGGATTATACCAGTATGGTCATGGATCTTACAGGCAATATCGCCCTTGAACGTCGCTTTGATCATATCATCTTAGATGCGCCCTGTTCAGGCTCCGGCACCTGGGGCCGTACACCGGAAAATCTCTCTTTCTTCAAAGAAGAACAGATCAGAGAATTCCAGCAACTCCAGCAAAGCATCGCAGGCAACGTAGTGAAACTACTAAAACCAGGCGGCTCCCTAATCTATATTACCTGCTCCGTATTCCGCGCAGAAAATGAAGAGGTAGTCGCGCACCTGGAAAACACAACCAACTTAAAAAAGCAGGAGGGAGGCATTATTCCCGGCTACGAAAAAGGCGCCGACAGCATGTTTGCCGTACGCCTGGCATAA